TTCAATATTTGTTACACAACACAGAATACCAGTGTACAGTGACAATGTAGTACTTTACCTGAATTGTAAGGTTAACCAATCAATGCTTAGAAtgtgttttctattttgcttGTAAATATTACAATAAGTGTTTTAAGTGTGAAAAAGTATTGGTAAAACCATCAACACAATTCAGTAACAGTAATCTAGTAAAATGTGTCAAACATTGGCAAAAATTcatacaaatgttttatttaataacatttttcctatttaacCACACCAAGTACCAGCAGGTGTTTTTAAGAAGATAATTATTATGAAAATTCTGTTGCAGCAATAGTTGATTAAGTTGATCTCTGACTTGCATACATATAACTATGTTTCACAATTCTCAAATAATACATATTTAGGCAGCTTGAACTATgttataaaaatttaaattcagtaCATGCCAATAGTAGAGACTCCAAGAGTTGTGTTAGAATTCACTAAACTAAAAGTGAAAATGGACTTACCAATAACACTGCATAATGAACATTCAAACCACATTTTCATGGCACCTTTACACATGAAGATTAAAAAGTTCATCTGAAAACGCTTTGTAAGCATTTgtaaattgcatttaaattattgtttctatcactgcagtttttctttttttaaaactgcacaAATTATGTTTCAGTCAACATACCAATTGTGCATGGATAATCTGTCATGAAAATGTGGTAACAGGTGACAGAAGTTACGTATTTGCATGTTTTGAAGAGAAGAGACTAAAGAAATTGGAGGAAATAAAACTTCAATGAGATTCCCCGTTCAGTGATGACGCTTCTCCTCTGGGTGAAGATGACCTGGACATTGCCCTCTCTGTGTTGTCAGAGCTAGAACCACTCTGACTGTGTTgatctgcagaagcagcactggaAGCAGGTGGTGACTTAGTTTTCTCCTTAAAGTCTGTAATTATGACTGTCAGATCTCCAACGGTAACTTCCAAATGCTGAGCGCTACTTCGATCCACATTTTTCAATCTTGGcctaaataaagcaaataatcaTATTAAAAGCACACACACCATCTTATTATCTTgtcttcctcctgctttttaGGAGCTCTGGAGaacatacatgtgtatataaGACTGCTACATGCAACATGTAATACAAAGGAAATCAACGTACACAAGTATTTATGGTAGAGTGTTTCCTAGTATGTTTTACAGTAAAATAGCTGAACCTAAGACATTACCTTCTCCTAAGATTATTTAAAGGTTGACCTTACGAATAATGTAACTGTGCAGCGATATGGATGTGTTGCACATGTGAaggtttttacttttaaaaattaagtctttCTTTATTGTGGCTACAGAAAGTTATAAATTTGATCCAGAGAAGCATCCATCTCTGCAGCCACCTTAAGCAACaattcaaagtaaaaaatgaCGTTCAGTAATGAAGATGTTGGTTTCTGTCTTTCCAATTCAACACCACAGATAGTGTTACTTGCAGCAGGTATTACTTCACCTCAAAACCTCACTAGGACTGCTAGTATACTATTTGAACTGGACTTTGTGTCCACAGTATAACGCTGGTATTCCCGGCATAGGCTGTGATTTAAATTATGCACAGAACTGAGTATTACACACAGTGTTGATAGGGTAAGTCTCTTCATCTAATCTTTCaattgtttgatttttcacaACATAAAGACCAGAGAAGAATATTTTGACTTATATTCTGCCATCATATTTTTGCTAGTGACTAGCATAAAGTACTTTCAAtttactgttttcctttggtGACAGTTTTTCATGGTAGTCAGACAGCTGAATATATACAATCAGTTATGAACAGCATAGTTTATGCATTTAACTGACTACACAGCTTTCACCAGCTCAAGCtgcaataaaatacattaatatgaCATCACACGTTAGCAGGTGTGCTAACAGCAAAGCCCTAACCTCTACCCTATCATCTGACTTTGTTTGCAGTAGAATTGGTTTCCAGTCACTTCAGCTGAAACACCTCATGCCTTTCCTCTGCTAAAATAGAGAGTGGCTTTGACATCTTGTTCCCCGGAGGCTGGAGTAGCATGACTGAAGAAtttaagagaaaactgaaaatctgcTGCTCTGTAACATgggaatggagagaaaaattcaGCATTATCAACCTGCATAAGTGCCATGCCTGGAGCTCATTAATCATATTGAGTGTGCATGCAGATTTTTATGACCATTTCCAGCAACAACATACAAGTTTtaaggcaaagagaaaaggataTCCTTTTCCCAAAGGATACTGAAGAAACCTGCTT
Above is a genomic segment from Nyctibius grandis isolate bNycGra1 chromosome 5, bNycGra1.pri, whole genome shotgun sequence containing:
- the YAF2 gene encoding YY1-associated factor 2 produces the protein MNLKTELYQLIDGKPRPVSQLVAQQVPQQFVPPTQSKKEKKDKVEKEKSEKETTSKKNSHKKTRPRLKNVDRSSAQHLEVTVGDLTVIITDFKEKTKSPPASSAASADQHSQSGSSSDNTERAMSRSSSPRGEASSLNGESH